The proteins below come from a single Chelmon rostratus isolate fCheRos1 chromosome 10, fCheRos1.pri, whole genome shotgun sequence genomic window:
- the tspan31 gene encoding tetraspanin-31 — MVCGGFTCSKNALCSLNVVYMLVGLLLIGVAAWGKGFGLVSSIHIIGGVIAVGVFLLLIAIVGLIGAMHHHQVMLFFYMVILFIVFLFQFGVSCSCLAMNRMQQETFLNSAWGMLENKTKTDLESQLNCCGLLNGTDSRPQFELDLQNCNALCKKNGSCFTCGDMMLNHASEALKILGGVGLFFSFTEILGVWLAVRYRNQKDPRANPSAFL, encoded by the exons ATGGTCTGTGGCGGTTTCACCTGTTCCAAAAATGCGCTTTGTTCCCTGAACGTGGTTTACATG CTGGTCgggctgctgctgattggagTAGCAGCATGGGGGAAGGGGTTCGGCTTGGTGTCGAGCATCCACATCATCGGAGGGGTCATCGCGGTGGGCGTCTTCCTGCTGCTCATCGCCATCGTGGGTCTCATCGGAGCAATGCACCACCACCAAGtcatgcttttcttt TACATGGTCATTCTTTTTATCGTTTTCCTCTTCCAATTTGGAGTTTCCTGTTCCTGCTTGGCAATGAACCGCATGCAGCAG GAGACCTTTCTGAACTCTGCTTGGGGGATGTTGGAAAACAAGACCAAGACAGACCTGGAGAGTCAGCTGAACTGCTGTGGGCTGCTCAACGGCACTGACAGTCGGCCACAGTTTGAGCTGGACTTGCAAAACTGCAACGCC TTGTGCAAAAAGAACGGTTCCTGTTTCACCTGCGGGGATATGATGCTGAATCATGCAAGTGAGGCTCTGAAGATTCTCGGGGGCGTCGGACTCTTCTTCAGCTTCACAGAG ATCCTGGGAGTGTGGCTTGCTGTGCGCTACAGGAACCAGAAGGATCCGCGAGCAAACCCAAGTGCTTTCCTATAG
- the agap2 gene encoding arf-GAP with GTPase, ANK repeat and PH domain-containing protein 2 isoform X2 yields MNSNSKSVNSTAIKAEVKRYESLQSSINRLSKQFERVGDQQLRSGLKVYLHSIQVNIANSQEWTLSRSIPELRLGILGSLKSGKSALVNKYITGSYVALEKPDGGRYKKEVLVDGQSHLLLIREEAGPPDAQFSSWVDAVILVFSLENEASFQELYQLYSQLSAHRTDIPVIVVGTQDKISSTNPRVIEDQRARQLCIDVRHSLFYETCATYGFNVDRVFSEAAQKIVAQKKQAALQACKSLPNSPSHSGGSTPGSASFPSQASNGPSSGYAYSLPSTPVVSHRELRVAQGEGGGSVSSRSLKSIPRRPSLFKNRDPDKKAADGKGDLSGARGAPIKQSILWKRSGSSLNKEWKKKYVTLSNNGTLSYHSSSSDYTQNTHGKEIDLLRVTVKVPGKRPPRAVAPAGPSPVPPTSVPGVNGLSKEPTAADNTSTVPQLCPGTLSVVDDRSGGLSPQGGERGLQRCPSSLSTKAQSVDALEGAASPFSGKDPGQSSPMSDRKKNRRKKSMNQKGDAAVGQAEEEENADFIIVSFTGQTWHFEAQSLEDRDSWVSAIESQILASLQSCESGRNKARRSSQSEAVALQAIRNAKGNSLCVDCEAPNPTWASLNLGALICIECSGIHRNLGTHLSRVRSLDLDDWPGELTQVLAAIGNHMANSIWESCTHGRTKPTPNATREERESWIRAKYEQRAFVAALQPVSGSQLPEDSMPVWLLSAVTERDLPRLLLLLAHSTKDQINAQLAGATSPPRTALHAACQLGDVVMTQLLIWYGIDVKAKDGQGQTAMRIARRTASKGCIDILLQHGCPNETSPPTATPVLSRRSSTASLGRTSSRKRVS; encoded by the exons ATGAACAGCAACAGTAAATCAGTGAACTCCACCGCAATAAAAGCAGAGGTCAAGAGGTATGAATCTCTCCAGAGTTCAATCAACAGACTTTCCAAGCAATTTGAAAGAGTCGGGGATCAACAGCTGCGCTCAGGCCTTAAAGTTTACCTCCACAGCATTCAAG tAAATATTGCCAACAGCCAGGAGTGGACCCTGAGCAGATCCATCCCAGAGCTGAGACTG GGCATCCTGGGAAGTCTAAAAAGTGGCAAGTCAGCGCTGGTGAACAAATACATCACGGGCAGCTATGTTGCACTTGAGAAGCCGGATG GTGGCAGGTATAAAAAGGAAGTGCTTGTGGACGGACAGAGTCATTTATTACTGATCCGAGAGGAAGCTGGACCACCTGATGCACAG TTCAGCAGCTGGGTCGACGCAGTGATCCTGGTCTTCAGTCTGGAGAACGAGGCCAGCTTCCAGGAGCTCTACCAGCTCTACAGCCAGCTGAGCGCACACCGCACAGACATCCCAGTCATCGTGGTCGGCACCCAAG aTAAAATCAGTAGCACCAACCCCCGTGTGATCGAGGATCAGAGGGCCAGACAGCTGTGCATTGATGTGCGTCACTCGCTGTTTTATGAGACCTGCGCCACCTACGGGTTCAACGTGGACCGAGTTTTTTCAGAGG ccGCTCAGAAGATTGTAGCTCAGAAGAAGCAGGCGGCGCTGCAGGCCTGCAAGTCACTCCCGAACTCTCCCAGCCACTCCGGAGGCTCCACACCTGGATCAGCATCGTTCCCCAGCCAG GCCAGTAATGGCCCGAGTAGCGGCTACGCCTactccctcccctccacccctgTGGTCAGTCACAGGGAGCTGCGGGTCGcacagggagaggggggaggcagCGTCAGCTCCCGTTCGCTGAAGAGCATCCCCAGACGGCCCTCCCTCTTCAAG AACCGCGACCCAGATAAGAAGGCTGCTGATGGTAAAGGAGACCTGAGCGGAGCGCGGGGTGCTCCTATCAAACAG AGCATCCTGTGGAAGAGGAGTGGGAGCTCTCTCAACAAGGAGTGGAAGAAGAAATACGTCACCCTGTCCAACAATGGCACGCTGTCTTACCACTCCAGCTCCAGC GACTACACACAGAATACCCACGGAAAGGAAATCGATCTCCTGCGCGTGACGGTTAAAGTTCCCGGGAAACGTCCTCCAAGAGCCGTGGCTCCGGCGGGCCCCTCACCTGTCCCCCCCACCTCCGTACCTGGAGTTAACGGGCTGAGCAAGGAGCCGACAGCCGCTGATAACACCAGCACAG TTCCTCAGCTGTGTCCCGGCACCCTCTCTGTGGTCGATGACCGCTCTGGTGGTTTGTCGCCTcaaggaggagagcgaggacTTCAGCGCTGCCCCTCCTCATTGTCCACCAAAGCACAAAGTGTTG ATGCCCTCGAAGGGGCGGCCAGTCCTTTCTCTGGGAAAGACCCCGGCCAGTCATCTCCCATGAGCGACAGGAAGAAGAACAGGCGGAAGAAGAGTATGAATCAGAAAGGAGATGCAGCCGTCGGGCAGGCTGAAG aggaagagaacgCAGACTTTATCATCGTGTCGTTCACCGGGCAGACGTGGCACTTTGAGGCTCAGAGCCTGGAGGACAGGGACTCGTGGGTGTCAGCTATAGAGAGCCAGATCCTGGCCAGCCTGCAGTCCTGCGAGAGCGGCAGAAACAAG gcTCGGAGGAGCAGCCAGAGTGAAGCTGTAGCGCTGCAGGCCATCCGCAACGCCAAGGgcaacagtctgtgtgtggacTGCGAAGCACCAA ATCCCACCTGGGCCAGTCTCAACCTGGGTGCGCTGATCTGCATCGAGTGCTCAGGGATCCATCGAAACCTGGGGACTCACCTGTCTCGCGTTCGCTCGCTGGACCTGGACGACTGGCCCGGCGAGCTCACGCAAGTCCTGGCCGCCATCGGGAACCACATGGCCAACAGCATCTGGGAGAGCTGCACCCACGGCAGAACCAAACCCACACCTAATGCAACCCG TGAGGAGAGGGAGTCGTGGATCCGTGCGAAGTACGAACAGCGGGCGTTTGTGGCGGCTCTGCAGCCAGTCTCGGGGTCCCAGCTTCCAGAGGACAGTATGCCGGTGTGGCTGCTGTCCGCGGTGACTGAGCGAGATCTGCCCAgactgctgctcctcctggcCCACAGCACCAAGGACCAGATCAACGCCCAACTGGCCGGGGCGACTTCACCGCCTCGCACCGCCCTGCACGCTGCTTGCCAGCTGGGAGACGTAGTCATGACCCAGCTGCTCATCTGG TACGGAATTGATGTGAAAGCGAAAGATGGCCAAGGCCAGACAGCCATGAGGATCGCCAGAAGAACAGCGAGCAAAGGCTGCATCGATATTTTGCTCCAACACGGCTGTCCAAACGAGACGTCCCCCCCCACCGCCACACCCGTCCTCTCCCGCCGGTCCAGCACCGCCAGCCTGGGCCGAACCAGCTCCAGGAAGCGGGTGTCGTAG
- the agap2 gene encoding arf-GAP with GTPase, ANK repeat and PH domain-containing protein 2 isoform X1, which translates to MSGGGALQQRTTYLISLTLVKVEAVEENGREAKNSTQGMEVEARPAGRAGEEAGPRAEAEGEAPARTENGAGVDLGQPQRADDAVLKGGELTNELKGGERKPISPLKDKAPSTVDVPSTGSEKPPCNLSIPLPAERAAIQKTKSAEIEKTLSTPEAKQCTSPSLTPTPPTEVLEPSRTPTRTSLPIRPVGQRPVSLLKSHSSVATRGRDSREGRERSPTSAQSLDRKDCRMPTRSPGPCRASWAEASRPDGWRDLRDEAQAGIPLEIGGGMAAVMRDIPRKERLKTGSASLPAPATQASKPARKGKSRTLDNSDLNSLSEDLGLAREAQQAQQGQRGSAKDRKMLKFISGIFTKSSSGAAGSSSTAPPVYIQRDSSEEEVNIANSQEWTLSRSIPELRLGILGSLKSGKSALVNKYITGSYVALEKPDGGRYKKEVLVDGQSHLLLIREEAGPPDAQFSSWVDAVILVFSLENEASFQELYQLYSQLSAHRTDIPVIVVGTQDKISSTNPRVIEDQRARQLCIDVRHSLFYETCATYGFNVDRVFSEAAQKIVAQKKQAALQACKSLPNSPSHSGGSTPGSASFPSQASNGPSSGYAYSLPSTPVVSHRELRVAQGEGGGSVSSRSLKSIPRRPSLFKNRDPDKKAADGKGDLSGARGAPIKQSILWKRSGSSLNKEWKKKYVTLSNNGTLSYHSSSSDYTQNTHGKEIDLLRVTVKVPGKRPPRAVAPAGPSPVPPTSVPGVNGLSKEPTAADNTSTVPQLCPGTLSVVDDRSGGLSPQGGERGLQRCPSSLSTKAQSVDALEGAASPFSGKDPGQSSPMSDRKKNRRKKSMNQKGDAAVGQAEAKRKMWKLKSFGSLRNINKTEEENADFIIVSFTGQTWHFEAQSLEDRDSWVSAIESQILASLQSCESGRNKARRSSQSEAVALQAIRNAKGNSLCVDCEAPNPTWASLNLGALICIECSGIHRNLGTHLSRVRSLDLDDWPGELTQVLAAIGNHMANSIWESCTHGRTKPTPNATREERESWIRAKYEQRAFVAALQPVSGSQLPEDSMPVWLLSAVTERDLPRLLLLLAHSTKDQINAQLAGATSPPRTALHAACQLGDVVMTQLLIWYGIDVKAKDGQGQTAMRIARRTASKGCIDILLQHGCPNETSPPTATPVLSRRSSTASLGRTSSRKRVS; encoded by the exons ATGAGCGGAGGCGGCGCCCTGCAGCAACGCACCACCTACCTCATCTCCCTCACCCTGGTCAAGGTAGAGGCTGTGGAGGAGAATGGAAGGGAGGCCAAAAACAGCACCCAGgggatggaggtggaggccaGGCCGGCAGGAAGGGCAGGAGAAGAGGCTGGGCCGAGGGCGGAGGCTGAAGGTGAAGCTCCTGCTCGGACTGAGAATGGAGCTGGGGTGGATTTAGGACAACCACAAAGGGctgatgatgctgttttgaAAGGGGGCGAGTTAACTAATGAACTCAAAGGGGGGGAGAGAAAACCCATCAGCCCTCTGAAAGATAAAGCTCCCTCCACCGTTGATGTCCCGAGCACAGGGAGTGAAAAACCGCCATGCAACCTCTCAATCCCCTTACCTGCTGAGAGAGCGGCAATCCAGAAGACAAAGTCCGCTGAGATCGAGAAAACTCTTTCCACCCCGGAGGCAAAGCAATGCACGTCACCATCGCTGACCCCAACACCACCAACAGAGGTGCTGGAGCCCAGCCGCACCCCGACCAGGACCAGCCTTCCCATCCGCCCGGTGGGCCAGCGTCCTGTGAGTCTGCTGAAGTCTCACAGCAGCGTGGCCACCCGAGGTCGCGACTCCAGGGAGGGTAGAGAGCGCAGCCCTACCTCGGCACAGAGCCTGGACCGCAAGGACTGCCGCATGCCGACGCGCTCGCCAGGCCCCTGCAGGGCCTCGTGGGCTGAGGCGAGCAGACCCGATGGGTGGAGGGACCTGCGGGATGAAGCTCAAGCTGGAATACCTCTCGAGATTGGAGGTGGCATGGCCGCAGTGATGAGAGACATCCCCAGGAAGGAGAGACTAAAGACCGGTTCGGCCTCCCTGCCTGCGCCTGCAACCCAGGCCTCCAAACCGGCACGGAAAGGTAAAAGCCGCACGCTGGATAACAGTGACCTGAACAGCCTCTCTGAGGACCTGGGCCTGGCCAGGGAAGCTCAGCAGGCCCAGCAGGGCCAACGAGGCTCCGCTAAAGACAGGAAGATGCTCAAGTTCATCAGCGGCATTTTCACAAAGAGCAGTTCGGGGGCAGCAGGGTCATCCTCCACAGCGCCTCCTGTCTATATACAGAGAGACTCCAGTGAGGAGGAAG tAAATATTGCCAACAGCCAGGAGTGGACCCTGAGCAGATCCATCCCAGAGCTGAGACTG GGCATCCTGGGAAGTCTAAAAAGTGGCAAGTCAGCGCTGGTGAACAAATACATCACGGGCAGCTATGTTGCACTTGAGAAGCCGGATG GTGGCAGGTATAAAAAGGAAGTGCTTGTGGACGGACAGAGTCATTTATTACTGATCCGAGAGGAAGCTGGACCACCTGATGCACAG TTCAGCAGCTGGGTCGACGCAGTGATCCTGGTCTTCAGTCTGGAGAACGAGGCCAGCTTCCAGGAGCTCTACCAGCTCTACAGCCAGCTGAGCGCACACCGCACAGACATCCCAGTCATCGTGGTCGGCACCCAAG aTAAAATCAGTAGCACCAACCCCCGTGTGATCGAGGATCAGAGGGCCAGACAGCTGTGCATTGATGTGCGTCACTCGCTGTTTTATGAGACCTGCGCCACCTACGGGTTCAACGTGGACCGAGTTTTTTCAGAGG ccGCTCAGAAGATTGTAGCTCAGAAGAAGCAGGCGGCGCTGCAGGCCTGCAAGTCACTCCCGAACTCTCCCAGCCACTCCGGAGGCTCCACACCTGGATCAGCATCGTTCCCCAGCCAG GCCAGTAATGGCCCGAGTAGCGGCTACGCCTactccctcccctccacccctgTGGTCAGTCACAGGGAGCTGCGGGTCGcacagggagaggggggaggcagCGTCAGCTCCCGTTCGCTGAAGAGCATCCCCAGACGGCCCTCCCTCTTCAAG AACCGCGACCCAGATAAGAAGGCTGCTGATGGTAAAGGAGACCTGAGCGGAGCGCGGGGTGCTCCTATCAAACAG AGCATCCTGTGGAAGAGGAGTGGGAGCTCTCTCAACAAGGAGTGGAAGAAGAAATACGTCACCCTGTCCAACAATGGCACGCTGTCTTACCACTCCAGCTCCAGC GACTACACACAGAATACCCACGGAAAGGAAATCGATCTCCTGCGCGTGACGGTTAAAGTTCCCGGGAAACGTCCTCCAAGAGCCGTGGCTCCGGCGGGCCCCTCACCTGTCCCCCCCACCTCCGTACCTGGAGTTAACGGGCTGAGCAAGGAGCCGACAGCCGCTGATAACACCAGCACAG TTCCTCAGCTGTGTCCCGGCACCCTCTCTGTGGTCGATGACCGCTCTGGTGGTTTGTCGCCTcaaggaggagagcgaggacTTCAGCGCTGCCCCTCCTCATTGTCCACCAAAGCACAAAGTGTTG ATGCCCTCGAAGGGGCGGCCAGTCCTTTCTCTGGGAAAGACCCCGGCCAGTCATCTCCCATGAGCGACAGGAAGAAGAACAGGCGGAAGAAGAGTATGAATCAGAAAGGAGATGCAGCCGTCGGGCAGGCTGAAG CCAAACGCAAAATGTGGAAATTAAAGAGCTTTGGTAGCTTGAGAAACATTAATAAGACAG aggaagagaacgCAGACTTTATCATCGTGTCGTTCACCGGGCAGACGTGGCACTTTGAGGCTCAGAGCCTGGAGGACAGGGACTCGTGGGTGTCAGCTATAGAGAGCCAGATCCTGGCCAGCCTGCAGTCCTGCGAGAGCGGCAGAAACAAG gcTCGGAGGAGCAGCCAGAGTGAAGCTGTAGCGCTGCAGGCCATCCGCAACGCCAAGGgcaacagtctgtgtgtggacTGCGAAGCACCAA ATCCCACCTGGGCCAGTCTCAACCTGGGTGCGCTGATCTGCATCGAGTGCTCAGGGATCCATCGAAACCTGGGGACTCACCTGTCTCGCGTTCGCTCGCTGGACCTGGACGACTGGCCCGGCGAGCTCACGCAAGTCCTGGCCGCCATCGGGAACCACATGGCCAACAGCATCTGGGAGAGCTGCACCCACGGCAGAACCAAACCCACACCTAATGCAACCCG TGAGGAGAGGGAGTCGTGGATCCGTGCGAAGTACGAACAGCGGGCGTTTGTGGCGGCTCTGCAGCCAGTCTCGGGGTCCCAGCTTCCAGAGGACAGTATGCCGGTGTGGCTGCTGTCCGCGGTGACTGAGCGAGATCTGCCCAgactgctgctcctcctggcCCACAGCACCAAGGACCAGATCAACGCCCAACTGGCCGGGGCGACTTCACCGCCTCGCACCGCCCTGCACGCTGCTTGCCAGCTGGGAGACGTAGTCATGACCCAGCTGCTCATCTGG TACGGAATTGATGTGAAAGCGAAAGATGGCCAAGGCCAGACAGCCATGAGGATCGCCAGAAGAACAGCGAGCAAAGGCTGCATCGATATTTTGCTCCAACACGGCTGTCCAAACGAGACGTCCCCCCCCACCGCCACACCCGTCCTCTCCCGCCGGTCCAGCACCGCCAGCCTGGGCCGAACCAGCTCCAGGAAGCGGGTGTCGTAG